A single window of Balaenoptera ricei isolate mBalRic1 chromosome 15, mBalRic1.hap2, whole genome shotgun sequence DNA harbors:
- the BPIFA2 gene encoding LOW QUALITY PROTEIN: BPI fold-containing family A member 2 (The sequence of the model RefSeq protein was modified relative to this genomic sequence to represent the inferred CDS: substituted 2 bases at 2 genomic stop codons), producing the protein MFQLWKLVLLCGLLTGTSASLLEDLGNDVVSMLKPVLDKGLETVDTILQELKADLEALQEFTSWQEAQQKIQEDENLLDKVLSKIFQVVEKVMGLKISNVHILDIKXFEVTPDGKGASLSIPITTNVTLTLPLLGELVDLGLNLDLQTSVSIETDAKTGVSTVVVEXFTNDPANISLTLPDSPIGLVSEAVNTVVKLVRKTMSLVVQYEVSPQLLRAQSQACWGAGVTFPGLAAGGGEQGPDN; encoded by the exons ATGTTTCAGCTTTGGAAACTTGTTCTCTTGTGCGGCCTGCTCACTGGGACCTCAGCGTCTCTTCTTGAGGATCTCGGCAATGATGTTGTTAGCATGCTGAAACCTGTTCTCGATAAAGGACTTGAGACCGTTGACA CTATCCTTCAGGAATTGAAGGCCGACTTGGAGGCGCTCCAGGAATTCACGTCTTGGCAGGAGGCCCAGCAGAAGATCCAGGAAGATGAGAACTTGTTGGACAAAGtcctttctaaaatttttcaagTAGTGGAAAAGGTTATGGG GTTGAAAATCAGTAACGTCCACATCCTGGATATCAAATAATTCGAAGTGACTCCTGATGGCAAAGGCGCTAGCCTGAGTATCCCCATCACCACTAACGTCACCCTGACCCT GCCTCTGTTGGGTGAGCTTGTCGACCTGGGCCTCAACTTGGACCTCCAGACTAGTGTCAGCATTGAAACTGATGCCAAGACTGGTGTCTCCACAGTGGTCGTGGAATAATTCACCAACGACCCAGCCAACATCTCACTCACCTTACCGgatag CCCCATTGGACTGGTCAGTGAAGCCGTGAACACTGTGGTCAAACTCGTGAGAAAGACAATGTCCCTTGTGGTGCAGTATGAGGTGAGTCCCCAACTCCTGCGGGCCCAGAGCCAGGCCTGCTGGGGGGCAGGTGTGACATTCCCTGGCCtggcagcaggaggaggggagcaggggcCTGACAATTAG